AGTAACCTTGGGCTTGGATATCAGTGGAAAAGGTAGATGCATCGTTGACCTGCACTATTGGGTGAGAAATTCTTAGTAATCTCCTCATCCGAAGTAACATGTAACGCACAAAATGCTTGATTGTCGATAGTAAATTGGTTAAATTTCAGTTGGGTTGAGCTTATGCGACCTAAGAGGCAGAGTGAGGCGcagtagaacgtgtcccaaaCGGGGACTACTTACCACTAGCCGAGCCGATAGCGTATGATAACGACAAACTTTTGCCCAGGTCAGTCGTTTGAGGCGGTGAGCCGGGAAAGTTGACCCATAAATCGGAGCTTAGGTTGTCAAAAAAGGAGCGTCAGGACGGCCTGTATCGTGCAACAGCTAATTGTCACTCACCTCCCCGTGTCTAATAAGACAGACATAGGCACCCCTCCGAGGGTGATATTGGTAACATATTGTGCATTTCCTAGGTTATTCAAGGCCATTGTTCCTGGGCCACGTCGCATGATCCTCGAATTCCTGGCAGTGTGGTGCGTAGGTAGCACGACTTCAAAAGGGATTCTGAACGCAAGAGAAAGATCGAAAAGAGTCAAAAATAAGGAGAGTGGAATAAAAGAATGCATTGTGGAATAGAGAAAGGCCTGAAGCCAGGAGTAGTGTCTTGCGACCAAAATGTTTGAGGTGAAGTTAGAATGGGGGAAATGCTGTGCAGCTTGTTGCAACCACGACGCGGCACTAACGCGGCAGGTCCGTCAGAAACGCCGCAGTCCACTTGTCCTGCTCTGGTTTCTGAGACCAGACCACAGGACGGACTTGGCAGGGAGACTGAATCAAATCGGCGGGATAGGCAGTACCACTGCATGAGGCCATATCTAGTGGGCCACACCTTGATTTACAATGTCGGTTTGAATCCCTTGACGGCGGAGTCTGAAAAAGCTTTAGCTACAACGCAAACTTCGTGGTAGTACTTACTGTACAGTACTGTAACTGctgagatgtcgatgaggacTCTGAACGCTGCCGAAGTTCCTCGGCAAGATGTCGGCCATTTTTCGGAGTCCGCTAGCTGGAATCAGTGCCAGTGTTCTCAACTGCAACGGGCTATGACCTTCGATTCGAGGCTGTCCAACCAATATGGCACTGTTTCGGGGGTCGAGCTCCTTCCTAAGTGTTTGAACGGCGCTGCGCTGCCCTCCAGAATGCGACAAAACCGGGTTTCGACCCCAACTGATTGGAAGCCATTCAGTTACTTCAGAATCGGGTGGGACGGCTTGACATGCCACACGCATCATGGGCGGTACGCGCTAATTCCTCCTTTCTCGCTTTCTcgctttctctctcttcttctttcttcaccaGCTTACTTCCGAGAGCACGGTcgctcctttcctttctatGCATTTACTTTTTCCATTTCTATCCTCTTTTCTTCTCCACACTACCTCTTCCAATGGCCTCAAGTTGAAACTTCAAGGTCGTCATCGGACTCTACAAGACAACTTCCTATCGCGAAGGGGGAATCTACAAGGCAGTTCTCCTTTGAGCGACAACGCAGATATCAGTTATTATGCCAATATCACCCTCAACGGTGTCCCTTTCTCAGCTTTAATTGATACCGGGAGGTGCGGTCGTTCCAACAACGCGTGCCACAACCAACTCACATCTTGATCGACCTCACAGCGCTGACCTTTGGGTTGCGGGAACCGTCCCGAACAGTAAAGACACAGGAAAGAAAGCCGAAGTGAGTTACGCAGTGGGAAAGGTGCAAGGTGCGCTACAAATACTCTAGCCACACTTTATCCTTACTTAGTGACCTTATTATGTAGGCCCAATCAAAACGGCAGAGGTCGACTTTGCGGGATTCAAAGTTCCAAACCAAGCGTACCTTGAAGTAACCCCCGATTCGAGTAACAAACAGGGCACTGGCCTCATCGGTTTAGGACCTCACGACAATTCAAATATCTACAACACCCTCAAAAACGACGCGGGTGTGCCCGTGTTGGATACAATCTTCAAACAGAATACGTCGACCCCCAATTATTTGACGGTCAATTTGGGCCGCCTTGAAGGTATGCCGTGTAACCCTTCCCTCTTATGAGCGCTGATACAGTATGCGCGTTCCACAGATCCATCAGATGTATTCAACGGAGACCTTTCCATCGGTGAACTTCTCCCAACACCACCTTCCTTCGTCTCTCAATCTATATCCTTGGACGATATCACCTCCCAGCCCAAATTACCCGTTACCATCGTTCCCGTACGAAAAAAGGGAGACCAGCATTTCCAACTTTTGTTGGATGAGAATGGGCTTATTGGGCCCGATAACCAACCGGTCCCATTCACTTCGACTGTGAGTGGGGTGAAGAATCCAAAGCAGGCCACGGCGATTGTGGATACTGGGTTTTCGTTGACGCAGGTTCCGAAGTACGTTGTCCTTCTGGGCTGTTTTGATTGTTCGGCTCTGAGGCTCTCCACAACAGGACCGTTGCCGATGCGTTTTACGGCCGACACCCTGGTGCACAGTTCACTAATGTTAGTGGAATTGGAGCTACTTGGATCGTTCCGTGCACTGAGGAAGTCAACATCACTCTGAGTATTGGGAGTAAGAAGTTTCCGATTCACCCGTTGGATGCGACTTTGTTCGTGACTCTCTCCTTTATCTTGTGATCGCTTTATTCAAACCGTTCTTCTCAGGAACCCAAAGCTACTCAACCTTCCCGCGCTGAAGAATtcggaaggagaagaaagctGTATCGGGACTGTAGGTTTTCTCCTTCCTAATACATACTGCAGTTAATGAGATATTATTCGCTTGCAGTTCCAACCATTCTCATTCGATGTCGGAAAAGATACCACTTACGATATCATCCTCGGAATGTCTTTCAGTTTAGTCCTCACTTTTCTTTACTCGTCCGGTCGTTACTTACCACACTTTGATAAAACTCCGACCAGTCCGAAACGCATACGTCCTCTTTAACTTTGGCGATTTCATTCTAACCGGCAGCGGAAACACAACTAAACGCGGAGACCCATATCTCCAATTATTATCCACCACAAACCCCGCGGGTGCTCATTCGGATTTCGTCGATAGACGACTGGACGGTGTGGATACGACCGATCAACAGGGGCTTGGGCCAGGTAAAGGGAACCACGGGAACGACAAGAGCAAGGGCAAGTCTAGTAACACGAAGATATACCTCGCGTTAGCGATTACAGCTGGAGTGCTCGCTTTGGTTGCTGCAGTCGTTGCTCTTGTCCTTCATCGGAAGAGGACTTTGAGTAGGAGGAAAGTTTTGGATTCTACCGGTACTAGCTTTGGGTTCAACcgaggagggggaggaggggCGTATAGCAAGATTCAAGATGATCATCATATTGATATGCAACCGACTACGTATTCTGGACAGCCGGGACAGTTGTATAGCACTGGAGGGGATTTCAATGCGCACCAGCTGTATGATACCCCTCCTACGCAGACGAATCAGTATCCTAATCCTTGGGATGCGAGACGTTGAGTGGAGTTGAGTATTTAAATTTTTGCTTTGATCTTGCTTTGGTAGTTACGTCAGGTAGATGGACGGACATTGGGACTACTAGGACGATGCTGCATTTGTATTCTATATCCACATCTATAGTCTATTTATTCCACGGGACGCTACGAGCACGAATGCGTGCGTACTCAAATCATAACCAGCTCAAAAACCCAAACTTTTTTCAGTCAAGTCATTCAGAATACATACATATCAACTTGCATACAGAAACACCTACCTGATGATGGTTCTCTGAATACCCGCTACGTGCGTTCTGGGCTGGGCGATTACTGGATATTCATGAATAATACATAGAATAAGGTAACGTGAGAGAGAGAGGTTACAATGGTACGTAGCAGTACAAATCTCCTTTAAGAACCAGCGTGCCAAGAtcatcaaaaaaaaatcgtAAAAAGGACCGAAAACCGTTAAGTTCCAAAAACAGCCAAATTAATCACTTATCAAGTCGGAGAGAGAGAATCATCAGGGCCACGCAATAAAGGCGTCCTTTCGGTAGGAGTATCACTATCATTAGGGTCGGCAGGCGTATGTTCAGCAGTATCGTCATCGCCATCATCTTCCTGTGAGTCATTTGGGGGTCGTGTAACATCAGCCTTGCAAACAGGACACTAAAGAACAAAAGATGAGAACTGTCAATGATACAGAGCAATCCAACTTACTAATTTCTTTTGTTGTATCAACCATTCATCGACTTCCTCGAGATGAAAGATGTGATGACATGGTAACACCCTGACCTTGTCTCCTTTCTCAAATTCGGATAAGCAAATCGCACATTCCATTTGTCTTTCGAACCATGGTTGTCCAGTGGGCCCTGGCGGCGCAGTCGAACTGGGaggactcggactcggactcggattcggattcggattcggattcgaCTGTTCGGCGGGGTCTTCGACGACGTCGTCTGCGACCGATGAGGGAGAATGAGCATCGAGTTTGGGGGATAAACCTTGTTCGACATCAACAAAGGACGAATTGATAAGGTTTCCACCCTCGTGTTTCTCCCAACCCGTACCTGTCCAGACTCTCCACGGTAAATTGTGAACAATGTCTTCAGGGGCACGTTCACGTCGAGCGGCTCTTGCGGCTCGGAcacggtggaggaggagggtgaGGAATGTCAAGATGGACGGGAGAAGCAGGATGGTGACGAATGTAATTATTGGCCTAAAACCGTTATGAAGTGAATATAAATGGTGATACGAATGGTACGGCTGAAACGTACGAATACCACTCCCAGGCTGAATATTCAGCGACAATTAGTAATGAAAGAGTGCGGAGGCCGGAATGGGAAGTGTTTGAGGTTGCAATGAGATGTGAGAGTTGGACGTAGTCGGAATACTTGATGAAGGTAGAAGCGATGGTAACATCCGATGAGTCCTCTGTGTTAGGCAGGCCCAGGTCAACTAGAGAAACTAGATTCACATCGAACTGGGCTGACCTGGGCTGAACATGTTGACCAAAGTATCGGGATAGCCAGAAATTTCTGGATTGTCACCGCCGACGACGACGGCTCGAGCTCCGAGGCGTTGAGCTTCCCTGACTTTGGCGACAAACTCACACTTGCCCCGTTGGACCAAGGCTATCCACGACTCGGAAGGTTCAGGCTCGTTCTGACCAGAGATACAGAGTTTAGGGCATCCGGTGTTGGGAGGAGCGTCAAGATGGAGAGACTGATTGGCGCAAGGGACGGTGAAGGAGGATAATGGTATAACATAGCCCAATATCGGAGCCTCAATTTCTTCCCCAAATGCAGCTGGAAAGACCGATTCAGAAGTTTGTAAAAAAAGTTAGAAAAATTAATACCTGGTCTGGACTGAAAAGATATAACAGGAGAGCGATCGACTACTGAGACAGTGCTCTCTGCACCCCATATCCAGCTCACCCAACCCTTCTCTTGGCTTGCATAGACTGGAAGTATGAATATCGAAAGAGCTATCCTCCAGAGAAACATTGTGGTTGGTGGGCTCCTTGACGCTTGTGAGAGTCAAGAGCCCAGAGCCCCACCATGATTTTGTTATACGTGACACTGTTATACGCAGTGTCACGGGCTCTAGCTTTATCGGTTACCATTCTCGACCACAACCAGATGCTAATACTTGCTCTCTTCGTTTATGCTGCAGTCTCTGGCCTAGTATCACTCGCTATTCCTTGGCTGCTACTCAGTCTTTATTTTACTCGAATTCGATCAACGAACGTTAGCCGTCGGAATCATGCACTAAAACAACTCGGCATTACAATTACAGACAACCTGCGGCTCGTTGGATTCTTTCATCCCTACTGGTTCGTGCTACACCATTTTGTCGTTTCACTCGTAACTGATGCGTTTGCAAGCAAtgcaggtggtggtggagagcGCGTCCTATGGACTGCAATCGCCTTATTTCAAAGGAATGAACCCGACGTTGTCCCCGTCGTTTACAGTGGAGATATCGATGCCACCAAGGAGGAAATACTTGCCAAAGTAAAGGTGTGCTCAAGTCAATACGGAATTTCTTCAACCTCTCAACCAACCCTGTGACCAGGCCCGTTTCGACATCGCTTTAGACCCCACGAAAATCATTCTTGTCTTCCTTCGTCATCGAAAGCTGGTAGAAGACTCCACTTGGCCCTTTTTCACTCTCCTGGGTCAAAGCATAGGTTCTATGTTTCTTGCTTGGGAAGCCATGAATAAGCTGATCCCTGACCTCTACATCGACACCATGGGTTACGCCTTCACCTTCCACGTTGTCACATGGGTCGCCAACATACCCTCCGGTGCCTACGTTCATTATCCCACTATTAGCACCGACATGCTTAGAAGGGTTCAATCTCGACAGCGAGGACATACGAACTCAAATGCAATATCGTCTTCGTATATTCTCAGTTCAGCGAAACTAATGCaagtttcttttctttggtCTGAACAAAAATCTTCTAATCCAATTCCAGGTATTACCGCTTTTTCATGTACTACTACTCCTCATCCCTTCGAAGCGCCGTCTTCCTTATGGTCAACTCCTCATGGACCAAGAATCACGTCGATTCCGTTCTCAGTCATTCCGATCCCTTCATCGACTTTCTACATTTCTTCGTTCCGCCTTTACTCATCTTACGCTACCTTACTTCACAGAACAAAAGTCCCGTTGCCTCTTCGCGAATCGTTTACCCTCCTTGTGATACCCGTGAGATGGCCAAGTTTCCGTTGACGAATAGGGAAAAGGTTATTGTCAGCGTAGCCCAATTTCGGTTCGTGTTGATCGTATAGAACAAGCACTGGCTTCTCATTCAGATTCCATCTTCCGCCACAGCCCTGAGAAAGAACACGCTACGCAGTTGTACGCGCTGCATGAGTTAGTCACCCGTCATCCGGTATACAGAGTTCAAGGGAAGGAGGTCAAACTCGCTATGATCGGAGGAAGTAGGAATGAAGAAGATGCATCGAGGGTTGCTAACTTGCGAAGCCTTGCCAAGGAGTTGGAGCTGGAGGTTGGCGTTTATTCGTGTGTATAGTCGGGTGTTCACTGACTTTTTTGATACCCCTTCCACAGGACCGTGTTGAGTTTCTTGTCAACGCACCTTATGCGGATATGTTGTTACAGCTTTCGAGAGCTAGTATTGGGATGAATACGATGGTGGATGAACATTTCGGGATCAATGTTGTGGAGTATATGGTCCGCTCCCCCTTCCCTTTCCATTTTCTTGTGTCCCTGACCTGAATGACGCCCTCGTCAGGCAGCAGGAGTCATTCCCGTTGTACACGCTTCTGCTGGACCTCTGAATGATATTGTTGTACCGTTCAATGGGATGCCTACAGGTAGGGTACTTCATCCTTCCGATTTCTACACTATTTAGTCATCCATCTTTCCAGGATACCACGCAAAAACCTCCAAAGAGTTTGCAGAGGTGTTACATACGGCTTTATCTCTGACGTCAGAAGAAGATTCCGCTATTCGTGAACGTGCTAGAACCTGGGCTGCGAAAAGATTTTCGGAAGGAGAGTTTGAGAAGGGGTGGGATGGCAGTGGGTGGAAGAGGTGGTTATGAGAAGTTGTCGAAGGTGGATCTTGGACGTATTAAGTATATGGCATGATTTATTGTCAATTCGGATATACAAAACGTTCTCGAGTTCAAGCGGGACATTTAGACTCGTGGCCTCACCGCGCGAGTCACTTGGCGAAGGTGTGGTGAAGAGGTCTGTCGAGCCTAGTGGCCTGTGGAAGGCTGGAGGACAAACGCA
This genomic window from Marasmius oreades isolate 03SP1 chromosome 8, whole genome shotgun sequence contains:
- a CDS encoding uncharacterized protein (CAZy:GT4) is translated as MFLAWEAMNKLIPDLYIDTMGYAFTFHVVTWVANIPSGAYVHYPTISTDMLRRVQSRQRGHTNSNAISSSYILSSAKLMYYRFFMYYYSSSLRSAVFLMVNSSWTKNHVDSVLSHSDPFIDFLHFFVPPLLILRYLTSQNKSPVASSRIVYPPCDTREMAKFPLTNREKVIVSVAQFRPEKEHATQLYALHELVTRHPVYRVQGKEVKLAMIGGSRNEEDASRVANLRSLAKELELEDRVEFLVNAPYADMLLQLSRASIGMNTMVDEHFGINVVEYMAAGVIPVVHASAGPLNDIVVPFNGMPTGYHAKTSKEFAEVLHTALSLTSEEDSAIRERARTWAAKRFSEGEFEKGWDGSGWKRWL
- a CDS encoding uncharacterized protein (BUSCO:EOG09262UB3), with translation MILLYVTLLYAVSRALALSVTILDHNQMLILALFVYAAVSGLVSLAIPWLLLSLYFTRIRSTNVSRRNHALKQLGITITDNLRLVGFFHPYCNAGGGGERVLWTAIALFQRNEPDVVPVVYSGDIDATKEEILAKVKARFDIALDPTKIILVFLRHRKLVEDSTWPFFTLLGQSIGSMFLAWEAMNKLIPDLYIDTMGYAFTFHVVTWVANIPSGAYVHYPTISTDMLRRVQSRQRGHTNSNAISSSYILSSAKLMYYRFFMYYYSSSLRSAVFLMVNSSWTKNHVDSVLSHSDPFIDFLHFFVPPLLILRYLTSQNKSPVASSRIVYPPCDTREMAKFPLTNREKVIVSVAQFRPEKEHATQLYALHELVTRHPVYRVQGKEVKLAMIGGSRNEEDASRVANLRSLAKELELEDRVEFLVNAPYADMLLQLSRASIGMNTMVDEHFGINVVEYMQESFPLYTLLLDL
- a CDS encoding uncharacterized protein (CAZy:GT4; BUSCO:EOG09262UB3), translating into MILLYVTLLYAVSRALALSVTILDHNQMLILALFVYAAVSGLVSLAIPWLLLSLYFTRIRSTNVSRRNHALKQLGITITDNLRLVGFFHPYCNAGGGGERVLWTAIALFQRNEPDVVPVVYSGDIDATKEEILAKVKARFDIALDPTKIILVFLRHRKLVEDSTWPFFTLLGQSIGSMFLAWEAMNKLIPDLYIDTMGYAFTFHVVTWVANIPSGAYVHYPTISTDMLRRVQSRQRGHTNSNAISSSYILSSAKLMYYRFFMYYYSSSLRSAVFLMVNSSWTKNHVDSVLSHSDPFIDFLHFFVPPLLILRYLTSQNKSPVASSRIVYPPCDTREMAKFPLTNREKVIVSVAQFRPEKEHATQLYALHELVTRHPVYRVQGKEVKLAMIGGSRNEEDASRVANLRSLAKELELEDRVEFLVNAPYADMLLQLSRASIGMNTMVDEHFGINVVEYMAAGVIPVVHASAGPLNDIVVPFNGMPTGYHAKTSKEFAEVLHTALSLTSEEDSAIRERARTWAAKRFSEGEFEKGWDGSGWKRWL
- a CDS encoding uncharacterized protein (MEROPS:MER0003437); its protein translation is MHLLFPFLSSFLLHTTSSNGLKLKLQGRHRTLQDNFLSRRGNLQGSSPLSDNADISYYANITLNGVPFSALIDTGSADLWVAGTVPNSKDTGKKAEVSYAVGKVQGPIKTAEVDFAGFKVPNQAYLEVTPDSSNKQGTGLIGLGPHDNSNIYNTLKNDAGVPVLDTIFKQNTSTPNYLTVNLGRLEDPSDVFNGDLSIGELLPTPPSFVSQSISLDDITSQPKLPVTIVPVRKKGDQHFQLLLDENGLIGPDNQPVPFTSTVSGVKNPKQATAIVDTGFSLTQVPKTVADAFYGRHPGAQFTNVSGIGATWIVPCTEEVNITLSIGSKKFPIHPLDATLNPKLLNLPALKNSEGEESCIGTFQPFSFDVGKDTTYDIILGMSFIRNAYVLFNFGDFILTGSGNTTKRGDPYLQLLSTTNPAGAHSDFVDRRLDGVDTTDQQGLGPGKGNHGNDKSKGKSSNTKIYLALAITAGVLALVAAVVALVLHRKRTLSRRKVLDSTGTSFGFNRGGGGGAYSKIQDDHHIDMQPTTYSGQPGQLYSTGGDFNAHQLYDTPPTQTNQYPNPWDARR